The DNA window TGTAAATTGAAAGCAAAAAGATTGCTCAAGTAAAAAATAAAGTATGATTGAACTGAAAGCAGCCAAAGTAACAGAAGTAAGAATTATATGCAAGACAAATGCTGATTGTACTTGAGAACAAAATATTTATAGAAGTGAGAAGTGAACATACTGGCATATTCAGGCGCAAGATATCCAAATGTCCCTGCTACTCTTGTCATCATGGACTTATCTGTATCTTTCGCAAGCTTGACCAATCCAAAGTCCGAAACCTTGGCTCTTAAATCTTGATCCAGCAATATGTTGGAAGGCTTCAGATCCCTATGGATGAAAGTCTCCTGCGCCAAACCATGCAAATATTCTATCCCCCGGGCAACATCCAAAGCTATTGTCATCCTTTGTGTCCATGTAAGAGGAGTATAACCACTCTGCTGAAGATCACACAAGTGCTCACGTAGTGTTCCTCCCGACATATATTCATAGACCAAGAGCCTCTCATTGCCATGCGTGCAGTACCCAAGCAATGCAACCAAGTGTCGATGTCTCACCTTCCTAAGAACATCAATCTCAGCCATGAATTCTTGCAGCCCTTTAGTTCCCATAGTGCCACTGTCACACCTCTTCACAGCAACCAGCTTGCCATTGAGAGTCCCCTTAAAAACCACCCCAAAGCCCCCTCTACCTAAGATGTACTCCTCATCAAAGTTGTTTGTGGCCTTTAGTAGCACACTCATCGGTAATTGCATCCCATGGGACTCAAAGAGGTCAGCAATGTTTGTGCTGTCAGCACTTGAATGACTGTAAAGCTCAGTTGGGCCTACAGAACCACTTATGTTGCTATGGCCATTTGTCCTAACTACCtgaatcttcatcatctcagATTCACCAGAAGGGCTCTTTGTTGAGACAGGACTGAACTTGTCCACATTCTTTTTCCTTCGATGATGTAGGAAAAGCccaatgcaaatgacaagaagaATGACAGCTAGAAGAATTCCAATGATCATTCCAGCATTTGACTTTGAGTTATGTGAACCTGTTGGATTGGAAGATGAGGACCCCCCTCCACTATCACCACCTGATTCCCCAAACCGGTTGCCTGCAGTCATAAGCTTTATAGGCTGCTTAAACTCAGGCACTTGTCCAGTAAGGCGATTATTTGAGACATCAAGATAATTGAGGCTTTCCAGTGTCGTCAAAGCATCTGGTATCACCCCTGTGAGTTGATTGTTAGACAGATCCAACCGTTGAAGCCTAGTCAGGTTTGCAAAAGCCGGTGAAATAATCCCTGACAAGTTCTGGTGAGGCAATTTGATTTGAGTTACATCCATTTTGATGCAGGAAAGACCAGGCCATGGATCGCATGGGTTGTTTCCTGCCCACTTCGCAAGCTGCAATGGGTATCCAAACCCTAAAGCTACCCCAAGCAGAGTGGTCACCAGCGGATCACATGGCCCAGGGTCTTCGTGACAGAACCCGTTCCCAGAATCAATATCCTTAGTCTTAGCTGTGAAGTTTGGTTTTGGCCCTTGAAGAAAATTATTGGACAGCGTCACATCCTGAAGGGTTGCGATCCCTATAAGAGACGGTGGCACCGGTCCGGTGAGACTGTTGTCCCTGACATTGAAAGTCTCCAGCTGCGAGTTGGGGTCAAACTCCGGGATCGGGCCGGTGAACGAGTTGGACTGAAGAAACAGTGTCTTCAAGCTCGGCAACTTCACCACAACATCAATTGGCCCTGACAGCTTGCCAGCCGACCTCTGGTTGTTGAGCTGCAGTGTCTCCAGCGCGCCCAACACCTCTAACCCCACCGGCAGGACCCCGGTGAGATTATTGTACGACAGCCGCAGCGTCTGCAGCGATGTCAGGTTGGCAAGAACTGCCGGGAAGGGACCAGAGACAGAGGCGTTGGAGGCCGAGAAGGTCTGCAGCATGGCGCACCCCGCAATGGCGTCGGGGATGCTCCATGGCTCGAGAGGGAGGTCGTCCATGCTGAGCTTGAGCAGCGAGGGGAGACCCTCGAGGAAGTCCGGCGGCAGGGCGGAGAAGGCGTTGCCGTCGAGAACAAGGGTCTCGAGGGAACCCATCCGGGCCAGGGAGGGCACGTCGCCCTCCAGCACATTGCCTTGGAGCTGCAGCGACTGGAGCGCGGTGAGATTAGCGAGGGACGAGGGAAGGGTGCCGGATAAATGCAGCTTGGCGAGGTTGATGCCGGTGACGCGGCCGGCGCCGTCGCAGGTGATGCCGCTGAAGGAGACGCCGCCGCAGACGTCAGTGCCGGTCCAGGACGGCGGCGGGTTGGTCAGCGACTTGGCGAGGTCCAAGATGACGCCCGCGTCTGCGGTCATGGCCGTcgccgcggcggcgggggcgggggcgaggctggcgacggcgaggaggagcaggagggggAGGAGAAATCTCGCCCTCCCCATGGCGGATTCGCCGTACAGGGGGCGCAAATGCGACGGATTGTTGCGGAGGATTTTGATTTCTTGCCTGGGCCGGGAAGATGTATTTTTGGCGTCTCCGGCCGCGCGGTGGTTCTGTTCCCCCCTCTGTCCCTCTTGTTTCTCTCTCTATAGCTTCTCTCTCCTGGATGAATCTCGTTTCGTTTCATTCATCTGCTTCAGCTGTCTGCGGCGTGCGTCCTCGGGAGTGTGGGCTGGCGCGGGGCGTGGTGGGTGGGTTGCGCCACTCTTGTCCCTTTCCATGAACACGTCCATGTACTATGAGACacctttgttttctttttcgCGAAGAAAAATTCTGCCAGTCAGTTATATACTCCTTGCATCCAAAACAAATTGTAATTCAAAttttttgagaaattcaaacgtttTTAAATTTGGTTAAgtctataaaaaatataaaaaatgataCATAATCTCTACTAACAATCAACTATTTTAGTAAACCCTAAATATGCGTCCCCCGCTGAAAAAATTCAACTATTGTGCATCAATAAAATTGCACTCAAGATTTCAACACCATTAAAATCTATGTATTGCTCCTAATTCTCTTTCACATGCTTGAACTCGATCAAATGGCCAACGTTATTTGGATTACCCCCACTCCTTGGGCTTCAACGCATGCCACTTgcccatcccccccccccccaacccatCCCCTACACGGCGTCGACGCACCTCAACCAACAACCCAGAATTGAATCCCAAAATCCCCAAATAAACAAAAAAAGTTTCCTTCAAAAAAATTTCCTTCTTCACGCCTCACGCGCTCCGGTAGTTTTGATCCTGCCTGCCGCCGCTACCGCCTGCACGGCACTTGCCCATGCTGCTTTCGTGCTGCCTGCGTGCGACCGCCGAACCTATCGCCTGCCCATGCTGCTCCATACCGCCTGCACGCCGCCAAAACTCCCGTGCCATGCTCCGCCCGTTACGATTCTGCTCGTCGCTCGCTACCACCCCAGGCCACATGATCTAGCGCAGACCCATGCTGCCGCCGCATACACGATCACGGAGGCCCGCCGCGGGAGCCCCGCAGGAGTGTTTGCATCACCACGCCCTACGCCTCATGTCACGCAGGAGTGCCCCTAGAACCCCGCAGGAGCGTCGTGAGTGTTGCAGCGCCGCGCCGACCGCTCGCCCTGATGCTCCGCCATCGAAGCTCGTTGCTGTTCGCCGCGCCGAGAGCCGCCGTGCTACTCCGTGCCGCCTGCAACATTTTAGGTCCTTTTTAATTTCAGTTTTTTCTGATCATTACCTTATACATTGTCGCAGATAAGGCTAGATAATgagctggctcggctcggctcggctcgttctggctcgttaagataacgagctagcttgtttgtgggttcatcgTCCGTCCCCATGGCTAATTAACCTTGCCTAGTTAACCTTTACTCTTGcttgtttgtgggttcatcgTCCGTCCCCATggcagatactctagtagagggcccggATAAAGACGGATAACTATAAtcgacgctagagtagtagtcgatagcgtagacgtggcatctaggctagaggctaccttcgtttgcctcatactccacggttgaagggtaggcggcaggtgatgATAGCCATGTCCATCCcctgtaatcccccatgttcgggtatGGCATAGATCTAGAGGCTAGCATCACTTGGCAGACTAGGTGCGATCCGATGCTCGAAGTAAGCAAGTAGGAGTAAAGTCATTCTGTCCTCATACCTAAAGCCATAGGATTCTATCTCTACCCTTTtagctatccttgtgttgtccttggatgaattagctagaagaaatacccCCGTTccctatgaaaaatatgataccctgaatacttctgggtgaaagctacaactgtAATTCCGTACGCTTGTGGATTCCTTCTAtagacgttaagaaataccaacacacaGCCTAAACTAATATAAATGTTTGTGTCTTGTGTGTTACCATCTTATTCTTCTTATGCGATCATGTTGTTAGGCATTGCCAGAGCTAAATCAtctgacagttggcgtgccaagtAGGGCCTTTCGTGTATAGATTGATATTGTCTTTCAGATGGGAATCATCTTCAACTTCGATGACACCGCTGAGAAGATGCAGCTAGGCTTGAGGATCACCTtcagtgacctggacttcatcatcgacTAGTTTGGGAACTTGTAGCTGCAAGAACCCAAGCCACCCGTGGAGGAAAAGGAAGAGCGCCCCTCGGTCTGTGCATTCTTCGTCGGACTAGCGGAAGCTATGTGTCGGCATTTTGtagaccgactagtaaatttgtatgatCGTCAcattgctctaggaagacgatggtagcatccaaaagacaaggaattatactggtttaggctggagccctacgtccagtctcaaagaagatcgagtgcgtgttcctcggttgaatgctctaaagttcttacaatggggtatGCAAGAAGAGTGGAAAGAGGTAGGGGAGTGGAGAGGGACTGTCGAATGAAGGATTCAAGAGTTCGATCCCCCTCTAGAAGGGTGAcatggctacccttatatagagtctggtgccagggcatgtacaaagagGTAGGTTCTCTCGACCGAGGGGTCATGATCCTAAGGGAGGGAACCTAGCTAACTTGGTTGGCAAGGAATGCCGTCTTGTCTAAGTGTAGCACATGTCTGGGCGTGGTTGTCATTATGGTCTTGTACCCATGTCGTGGCAgggtgtggcatggtgctactgTGCCAGTTGTGGCAGCACTATAGGCACGGTGATGGTTCAGTAGTTGTCCTATGTGACTTGGTCTCGACATGGCCTTCATCATCCCCTCGTGATCTCTCGGTACGGGATTTGGTAGCCGCCCCCAGGTTGTTGATCATCTTGCTGCTTGTGGAGCCAATGGCCATGATCCTAAGCTCTGGGGTCATGGCCTTTGTTGGCTTGGATGGCCCCAAAAGTCAAGGCCACTGTCATGTgccccatcccgtagtgggtggggTTGTACACCCATCTTGTTGGGCCATATTTGGATAGTGGGTCACTGTACTAGCCACCACCGCTtagcggtgttgtcttgtctatgcTGCATGGTGTAGGGATGGCGTATGATTGGGCTGAGAGGAccgctgtcccctcggtccttacgGAGTCAGTGCGGCATGCCTGCTCTTGTCAAAGCAGGCCCTCCTAGGGGTTAGGACGGAGGAGAGGTCATATGGTGTTGCGTGGCGTGCGGTGAAGGCAGAGAGAGGAGGTCATGGTTGACTCCCGCCTTAGTGCTCGGCCTAGGTCCACTTAGCTTGGTTGGGCCATGGTTGTTTGGGCCTATGCTAGATCATGTATCGTGGGCCTTCCGAGTGGCTAATTAATCATTATCTTGAGATACCCAGGGTTTCATAACCCCAACACTATAGGTGCGAGGTCGCACGCTCTTGCCCAGTGCTTGAACCGCTATGGCCACGATGTCTTCACCAAGATCGGCTGAGAGCATGACCTCAACGCCACGCTCCAACTCTAGGAAAATCCAAATTGGGTCCCCAAATCAGATCTATCATCGCTACCTGACCACATCCTTTTCGGCTTCCCGATCGGATTATGGAACATAGCGGCGACCTGGTTAAGCTGGCTTCAACAAGCCCTGGCAGAACCCACCGTTCCTTGTACCGAGGAGTGACATGCCTATGATCTAGATTCTCCTAGATGCTTTCATGATCTCGTTACCCGATTTGTCTAGTGACGAAGAGATGACCGAGGGCCCAAAAGATTGGGAGGACGAAGACAGTGAGCAACCCATTGTGGATCTCGGTGACATCGATTACGATCAATTCCTCCTCAAGTTTCTAGATTTGGAGGAGGTGAAACCCAAGGAAGCAGAAGACGAGTCCTCATAGCAACTCGAGTGCTACATGTGTGTACAAGACCCTGAGCCACCTCAAGAGGAATTTGAGAAGCTTGCGCTCAATTGTCCTACTCCCTCAGCGGGTGACGTTACCGTCCCCAATGCTTCTTTTGAGACTAACGATGAAGCTCGCCTATGCTTGCTTTGCCAGAATGACTTGCTCAAGGCAGAGAACAATCATCTTTGTCAACAGCTCGAGCAATCTTGGGGCCAATCACCCACCCGATGGCAGCCAAAACTTGGTCGATCGCCCTTATAGGATGATCGGGATACTCTAGTCGACCGCTAGTGCTAGACAGAAGACGCTCTCGACTACTCGAGTGCCAACTACAAATTGGGATACTCTCAAAGCTAGTCGCATGGTCGTAGCATGCAACCGATGGCACCGCCCCTCAGGGGCTCAAGGCCGACCAACGGGAGGCCCTGGCATCCACCAACCCGAGCATCGCCCCAACCCGGTCTACGATTAGCTTGGAGGTGATTGGGATGCTCACCTGGTTATCGATGCGTGACGATAAGATTGTGAAACTCGCAATCCCACATACCAAGTGGGCAATTCCTGTCCTGTCAACATCAGTGGTAGGCAAGACCGCATGTTTGGGAAGCATGCTCAACCACCACTGACTCGCAAGCATGTTACCCATATGCCATCACTGATGACTGCAAGAGGTAGGTCTATCATGACATGTTCAAGCGGATCATGAATAGTCCATGTTAGAACCACGACTTCCCTATGGCCCACCTCACCAAAGATTGCGTTGCCTATAGGCGGCGTGTCGCTCTAGAAGACAAGATGTAAATGGTGTAGGACGGGTATTGGTCAGATTACGATGATGACAAGGGAAGCAATGCTACCACCGGATGTGCCATGCTCATATTCGATGGCCCCTAGGCCTATCAAGATTGGAGACTCTACAAGGTGACCCATAGGTAGGTCTATGCAGCCGCCccatgttggtataaattaatgcacatagataaatccgcaagcgctcGGATACCGCTGttgctttcacctagaagtatttcaagtatcgtatccacagggaaacgtgtgagactaactatggtctaacttaactgaGGGTAAgtcaggataagatatatatgataagtacatGATAATTGAGCATTGATAATGAATAGTTAACCACCCGGACTACTCCTTTCTAAGATATTAGCATGACCAGGTAGAAATTAGAgagataattcctaagtcattcttagttACTAGTCAAAGCATACGATGATTAGTgtaattacacttagtagtcatggctaagatcatccttatatctacacataagtcatattactaaggaagattaagaacagagcttgttcttccttcgtaaccggacCCCACATGtgcctatatttggggagtggactacaaaggactcaacgggagtgtcacatccacaatCTACCACAGACCctgaatatagggtgtatccatagctaaacaatatataagcaccatgcttacacaatgtcaaccactcaccccGTGCGCAGCGGAGCGAGCACTATACGAACTTATGAAtggacataatgataaactagctatactaagcatataatcaaagtagacggtgaacattataacgaagaacatgaataagatgaacactaatattgtcataacaattgtagcaagagtataaaagtaatggagatacaaaagagatggggcacaaagattataccgaaccacgctcttgacaagatcaggaatccaagcgaagcctgcttgcctctctctagatctaacctagctagctatgcTCTAGAATGGAGCTCTGAGGATTAGGGTTTGATCTCTATCTTCTGCTCTGACTTGTGCCTCAGGGAGGggaggtaggggctgctatatataggccaaggtggagtagggggcaaagaatcgaggtggagtagggggcaaggaattgccacgtcatcgatccgcgtcaactccctcgatcaccgttggatgaaccgacctaaAACCACCTTAGAATCAACATTGTAGATTGTAAGAAGGAGTACGAGGCGACGGAGGGCGAttggtgggcccaaggggccgAGTGGCCCCACTTGGTAGGCTCTTGGGCCCCACCTCAGTGTATTGCCTtctggtgtcttctagatcctttcCATGTTGTTT is part of the Miscanthus floridulus cultivar M001 chromosome 9, ASM1932011v1, whole genome shotgun sequence genome and encodes:
- the LOC136482091 gene encoding receptor-like kinase TMK4, with the translated sequence MGRARFLLPLLLLLAVASLAPAPAAAATAMTADAGVILDLAKSLTNPPPSWTGTDVCGGVSFSGITCDGAGRVTGINLAKLHLSGTLPSSLANLTALQSLQLQGNVLEGDVPSLARMGSLETLVLDGNAFSALPPDFLEGLPSLLKLSMDDLPLEPWSIPDAIAGCAMLQTFSASNASVSGPFPAVLANLTSLQTLRLSYNNLTGVLPVGLEVLGALETLQLNNQRSAGKLSGPIDVVVKLPSLKTLFLQSNSFTGPIPEFDPNSQLETFNVRDNSLTGPVPPSLIGIATLQDVTLSNNFLQGPKPNFTAKTKDIDSGNGFCHEDPGPCDPLVTTLLGVALGFGYPLQLAKWAGNNPCDPWPGLSCIKMDVTQIKLPHQNLSGIISPAFANLTRLQRLDLSNNQLTGVIPDALTTLESLNYLDVSNNRLTGQVPEFKQPIKLMTAGNRFGESGGDSGGGSSSSNPTGSHNSKSNAGMIIGILLAVILLVICIGLFLHHRRKKNVDKFSPVSTKSPSGESEMMKIQVVRTNGHSNISGSVGPTELYSHSSADSTNIADLFESHGMQLPMSVLLKATNNFDEEYILGRGGFGVVFKGTLNGKLVAVKRCDSGTMGTKGLQEFMAEIDVLRKVRHRHLVALLGYCTHGNERLLVYEYMSGGTLREHLCDLQQSGYTPLTWTQRMTIALDVARGIEYLHGLAQETFIHRDLKPSNILLDQDLRAKVSDFGLVKLAKDTDKSMMTRVAGTFGYLAPEYATTGKVTTKVDVYAYGVILMEMITGRKVLDDSLPEDETHLVTIFRKNMLDKEKFRKFLDHTLELNAESWNSLLEVADLARHCTAREPYQRPDMCHCVNRLSSLVDQWKPTNIVDDDEGGTSEMGLHQQLERWRCDDFTISDSDSFSTYNTSRKYH